TCAGTTCAAAGATCCGTCGATTCGCTAATACGCACTCAAACGAATTGAATATCGTCGGCAACATTCAGACATGCCCGGGCGGGGAAGAGGTCAAGAACGACATCCATATCATTGAGCGGATGTTGAAGTGCATGAACGCGGCAGATCTTGATCGCCGCAGCTATGTTGTGGTCATCGGGGGAGGAGCAGTTCTCGATGCGGTCGGTTTTGCAGCAGCGATTGCCCATCGCGGGATTCGACTCATTCGGATTCCTACAACGACGCTGGCTCAAGCTGACTCTGGAGTCGGGGTGAAGAACAGCGTCAATCTGTTCGCGAAGAAAAACTGGATTGGCACGTTCAACGTCCCATGGGCAGTCATCAATGACGAGGCGATGCTGGAAACGCTTCCGGATCGCGAGTTTCGCAACGGTTTCTCGGAAGCAGTGAAGGTTTCTCTGCTGAAAGATGCAGAAGAATTCGCACGCATTGAACGTGACGCACATCGGATTCGTGAACGCGACATGGAGGCAGCACGACCGGTCATTCGCAGGTCGGCCCAGCTTCATATCGAACACATCACAGCCGGTGGAGATCCCTTCGAAGCACTTGAAGCCCGTCCTTTAGATTATGGACATTGGTCAGCCCACAAGCTGGAACCGATGACCAACTTTGAGGTTCGCCACGGAGAAGCTGTTGCGATCGGTGTGGCTGTTGACACGGTTTATTCTTCGCTCGTGCATGGTTTGCCGAAACAGGACGCGGAGCGTGTCCTGCACTGCCTCCGCAACCTCGGTTTGCACTTGAATCATCCAATGCTTCATGAAACAGAGACGTTGCTGGAAGGGCTTGAAGAGTTCCGGCAGCATCTTGGAGGCCGACTCACGTTGACGATGTTGCCAGAGATCGGAAAGAAAATCGACGTGCACGAAGTCGACAAAAAGCAAATGCTGCGGGCGATTGAAACGGTCGTCGACTTCATGTCTGAGCCTTCGGATTCGATCACGCTGGATCAACGCGAAGGATAGGAAGACTCGACATCTTTGGTGAGTTTGTTCACCGAAACTGTCCTTCTGATTGCGGATGCTCTCGTGTGAAGCTTTCTAAGTTTTCAGCGAGTCCGTTTCTTGTCACACTCAATAAGAGACGAGTTCGTCCAGTCAATCAGTTTTCTCAGAGTCAACGTGTATGGAAGCCGAGTCACTTTCAATCGAACGTGCTCCGCAAGTGGAGATCAATGATCTCGATGAGTTGTGGTTTCAGGTTGCCGGAACGCTTTGCAATCTGGAATGTCATCACTGCTTCATCAGTTGTAGCCCGAAGAACGACTCGTTCGGTTTTCTTTCTCTTGAGACAGTTCGCAAATACTTGTTGGAGTCCGTTCCTCTGGGAGTGAAGGAGTATTACTTCACAGGCGGCGAGCCGTTTCTCAATCGGGAAATGGTTCCCATACTGGAAGAGACACTCACCTTTGGCCCTGCTACCGTCCTCACCAACGGAACTGTTCTCAAAGATGCTTGGCTCGAGCGACTGAGACGTGCTGAGGACGAGTCCGGATTCACACTGGAGTTTCGCGTTTCGATCGACGGTCCCACGCCGGAAATCAACGATCCGATTCGGGGAGAGAGAACTTTTGAACGTGCCATGATAGGCGTAGAGTCATTGGTTCGTCATGGGTTTCTTCCGATCATCACCATGACGCGAACCTGGGAGGACCACGAAGACGATGAGATTCTGTCGCGTTTTCGAGATGTTCTCGCGAACCACGGCTATGATCGTCCCCGGCTGAAACTGCTCCCTCGTCTTAAAATCGGGGCTGAGTCGCAACGGACCTGCGGCTACGAAACGTATGAGCGCGTCGATGAGAAAATGATGGAAGAGTACGATTCGTCAATTCTCGTATGCAGCCACAGTCGACTCGTTTCTGATCGCGGAGTGCATGTTTGCCCGATTCTCGTGGAGAGTCCTGACTCGATTCTCGGAGAGTCACTAAGTGACTCAATGCAGCCGTTCGAGATCGCTCACGGAGCGTGCTTCACGTGTTACCAGTACGGTTCCATTTGCACGAATCCCTCGTCCAGTCGCCGCGAGTAACGGCGGAGCCTCTCAGCATCGCAAAGTATTGGTACGAAGTGAAAGTGGAAGATGGGGAAGACGCGAGTTGCACTCTTTGGAGGGGTCTACAACAACTGGGTGGCTCTAGAAGCTGCGATTCGTGACGCGAAAGCACGAGGTGTTGATGATCTGTTTTGCCTGGGAGACTTAGGCGCCTTCGGACCACACCCCGATAAGGTCTTCCCGCTGTTGTTTGACCATCAAGTGCGAGTCGTGCAGGGGAATTACGATCACAGCATCGGTCACGATTTGAATGACTGTCAGTGCGGATACACCGACCCTCGAGACAATTACTTCGCGCAGATCAGCTACGAGTACACTTACGAGAACACAGACCCAACGAATCGACGCTGGTTACGAGACTTGCCGCCAGAAATTCGGCTGGAGATTGAAGGCCAGCAGTTCCTTCTCTGTCATGGGAGCCCCCGCAAAACAAATGAGTTCCTCTGGGAATCGACGACGAGTTCGCACTTTCTGGAGAAGCTGACCCGAGACTTCGAGTGCGACGTCATCTGCGGAACGCATACCGGTCTGCATTGGGAACGGGAACTTTCAAATGGCGGGCGTTTTATCAACGTCGGTGTTCTGGGGAGGCCAGAAAACGACGGAAACCGCAACGTCTGGTATACGCTTTTAACCGTCAGTGGCGGAGAAGTTGAGGTAGAGTTCGTGCCGCTGGAGTACGACTATCAGCGTTTGATTGCTGAAATGAAGGCAGAAAAACTGCCGGATGAATTCGTTCAGACGATTGAAACCGGTTGGTGGACGACGTGTTTGGAGGTTTTGCCCGGTCGAGAGCGACGTTCGGGAAAGTTTTGATCTATCGAAAATCGCAAGGCGTCTGCGACTTCTTCTCAAATTAAATCGGTTCGGTTGCGATTTTAAAACAAACACTCAAAGATGCTTCGAAGGCCCCCCGAAAACCGTCTGAGTCTTCTCACAGTCTGATCTGACAGCGATGTGTCGGAAGATTCATGAAATAGTAAGTGCATATCTCGGAATGGTTTTGGCGAATTCCCGCGAGTCAAGAGAACGATCCACTTGATCGAAGACGTCACTGTGCGGAAATCCATCTCGCCATCTGATCAATTTTGAAAGACTGATTAAATGACCGACAAGAAGTGTCGATGGGGAGTGCTCGGAGCGGCTGCCATCGCGA
The Thalassoglobus sp. JC818 DNA segment above includes these coding regions:
- a CDS encoding metallophosphoesterase family protein; protein product: MGKTRVALFGGVYNNWVALEAAIRDAKARGVDDLFCLGDLGAFGPHPDKVFPLLFDHQVRVVQGNYDHSIGHDLNDCQCGYTDPRDNYFAQISYEYTYENTDPTNRRWLRDLPPEIRLEIEGQQFLLCHGSPRKTNEFLWESTTSSHFLEKLTRDFECDVICGTHTGLHWERELSNGGRFINVGVLGRPENDGNRNVWYTLLTVSGGEVEVEFVPLEYDYQRLIAEMKAEKLPDEFVQTIETGWWTTCLEVLPGRERRSGKF
- a CDS encoding 3-dehydroquinate synthase; its protein translation is MNRELTSHPEGADSQNNSLDIQFHVPCVHRLRFTMDLFGRDQNVLADLLEPSGDRIPRVQFWVDESLAKALPNLSSKIRRFANTHSNELNIVGNIQTCPGGEEVKNDIHIIERMLKCMNAADLDRRSYVVVIGGGAVLDAVGFAAAIAHRGIRLIRIPTTTLAQADSGVGVKNSVNLFAKKNWIGTFNVPWAVINDEAMLETLPDREFRNGFSEAVKVSLLKDAEEFARIERDAHRIRERDMEAARPVIRRSAQLHIEHITAGGDPFEALEARPLDYGHWSAHKLEPMTNFEVRHGEAVAIGVAVDTVYSSLVHGLPKQDAERVLHCLRNLGLHLNHPMLHETETLLEGLEEFRQHLGGRLTLTMLPEIGKKIDVHEVDKKQMLRAIETVVDFMSEPSDSITLDQREG
- a CDS encoding radical SAM protein; its protein translation is MEAESLSIERAPQVEINDLDELWFQVAGTLCNLECHHCFISCSPKNDSFGFLSLETVRKYLLESVPLGVKEYYFTGGEPFLNREMVPILEETLTFGPATVLTNGTVLKDAWLERLRRAEDESGFTLEFRVSIDGPTPEINDPIRGERTFERAMIGVESLVRHGFLPIITMTRTWEDHEDDEILSRFRDVLANHGYDRPRLKLLPRLKIGAESQRTCGYETYERVDEKMMEEYDSSILVCSHSRLVSDRGVHVCPILVESPDSILGESLSDSMQPFEIAHGACFTCYQYGSICTNPSSSRRE